The Haloplanus salinarum genome includes a region encoding these proteins:
- a CDS encoding phosphate signaling complex PhoU family protein: protein METRKVQRLGPSTLAMTLPAEWAKEHDVEKGDEVSLRMGGKGTLTVLPESASTEGSTATIHADNLDAGALERAIVAQYVLGRRVIHIQKSEGALDSEHINAVYRAETQLMGLGVIEETPERIAIRCSVDPEDFTLDNLLERLENTGSTMRGESVKALAHGNADLAERALNRERQANKIFVLLLRLIFMAYQNPNLARAVGLESGFPLIGYRSVAKNLELTADNAEDIGNIALDAKNNTIDVDGSTMRAIREFTDQVDEITVTAVEAVVERDYDKAIAVGRMFEEISDREMELIRSLPDMPKVELLRTREVLVSLQQTAQYAMRNAEIAANLALNEESEHVTIE, encoded by the coding sequence ATGGAAACACGGAAAGTCCAACGGCTGGGGCCGTCGACGCTGGCGATGACGCTCCCGGCGGAGTGGGCCAAGGAACACGACGTCGAGAAGGGCGACGAGGTGTCGCTCCGTATGGGTGGGAAGGGGACGCTGACGGTGCTGCCGGAGTCGGCGAGCACCGAGGGATCGACGGCGACCATCCACGCCGACAACCTCGACGCGGGGGCGCTCGAACGCGCCATCGTCGCCCAGTACGTACTCGGGCGGCGCGTCATTCACATCCAGAAGTCGGAGGGCGCCCTCGACAGCGAGCACATCAACGCCGTCTACCGCGCCGAGACGCAGTTGATGGGCCTCGGCGTCATCGAGGAGACGCCAGAGCGGATCGCGATCCGCTGTTCGGTCGACCCCGAGGACTTCACCCTCGACAACCTCCTCGAACGGCTGGAGAACACGGGGAGCACCATGCGCGGCGAGTCGGTCAAGGCGCTGGCCCACGGCAACGCCGACCTGGCCGAACGGGCGCTGAACCGCGAGCGCCAGGCGAACAAGATCTTCGTCCTCCTGCTTCGCCTGATCTTCATGGCGTACCAGAACCCCAACCTCGCCCGCGCGGTCGGCCTCGAGTCCGGCTTCCCCCTCATCGGCTACCGGTCGGTGGCGAAGAACCTGGAACTCACCGCCGACAACGCCGAGGACATCGGCAACATCGCGCTGGACGCGAAGAACAACACCATCGACGTCGACGGTTCGACGATGCGGGCGATCCGCGAGTTCACGGATCAGGTCGACGAGATCACCGTCACCGCCGTCGAGGCCGTCGTCGAACGCGACTACGACAAGGCCATCGCCGTCGGGCGGATGTTCGAGGAGATCAGCGACCGGGAGATGGAGCTGATCCGGAGCCTCCCCGACATGCCGAAGGTCGAACTCCTGCGGACCCGCGAGGTGCTGGTGAGCCTCCAGCAGACCGCACAGTACGCCATGCGCAACGCCGAAATCGCGGCGAACCTCGCGCTCAACGAGGAGTCCGAACACGTCACCATCGAGTAG
- a CDS encoding LEA type 2 family protein: protein MPSRGTIAVGVVVVLLLAGVAFFVLGQPTVSGVDNRFGGVNETTTVVESDLTVQNPNPVGASLGGLTVDYAIDMNGIRMATGVKEGLALPSGESTVPMTTYLANERIPAWWVSHLNNGERTELAVNADVHSSALGASFGAPKVTRTIETDIISAFDSTERRPVGDEGPNGEPVLYIEETSAQWGTVDSSATEIDMRFVVYNPNPYPVPISELSYRATMNGVEMGTGATEGHGTVPPESTRTIRATTTLDNGNIDEWWVTHLENDQRTELRIDFAARVELPTGTVDIPLAPLTYTETIETDIFDNEEGTGVDGEATPTPTPTDDEGTPTPTDDGLLDGGDTETATPEPTDAATPTDTATPGPTETPAPTPTPPPTDDDGLLDVRSPRGAAAVR, encoded by the coding sequence ATGCCATCGAGGGGGACCATCGCCGTCGGCGTCGTGGTCGTGCTTCTACTCGCGGGGGTCGCGTTCTTCGTCCTCGGACAGCCCACCGTCTCGGGGGTCGACAACCGGTTCGGCGGCGTCAACGAGACGACGACCGTCGTCGAGAGCGACCTGACGGTGCAAAATCCCAACCCCGTCGGCGCCAGCCTCGGGGGCCTCACCGTCGACTACGCCATCGACATGAACGGCATCCGGATGGCGACCGGCGTCAAGGAGGGACTCGCGCTCCCCAGCGGGGAGTCGACGGTGCCGATGACGACCTACCTCGCGAACGAGCGCATCCCCGCGTGGTGGGTGAGCCACCTCAACAACGGCGAGCGGACGGAACTCGCCGTCAACGCGGACGTCCACTCGTCGGCGCTCGGCGCCTCCTTCGGCGCGCCGAAGGTCACCCGCACCATCGAGACGGACATCATCTCGGCGTTCGACTCCACCGAACGCCGCCCCGTCGGCGACGAGGGGCCCAACGGCGAACCGGTCCTCTACATCGAGGAGACGAGCGCCCAGTGGGGGACGGTCGACTCCTCGGCGACGGAGATCGACATGCGATTCGTCGTCTACAACCCCAACCCGTACCCCGTCCCGATTTCCGAGCTGAGCTATCGGGCGACGATGAACGGCGTGGAGATGGGAACCGGCGCGACGGAGGGCCACGGGACGGTCCCGCCGGAGTCGACCCGCACCATCCGGGCGACGACGACCCTCGACAACGGCAACATCGACGAGTGGTGGGTCACCCACCTGGAGAACGACCAGCGGACCGAGCTACGGATCGACTTCGCGGCGCGGGTCGAACTGCCGACCGGCACCGTCGATATCCCGCTGGCGCCGCTGACCTACACCGAGACCATCGAGACGGACATCTTCGACAACGAGGAGGGGACGGGCGTGGACGGCGAAGCGACGCCGACGCCCACGCCCACGGACGACGAGGGGACGCCCACGCCCACGGACGATGGCCTGCTGGACGGTGGGGACACGGAGACGGCGACGCCGGAGCCCACGGATGCGGCGACGCCGACGGACACGGCGACGCCGGGACCTACGGAGACACCGGCGCCCACGCCGACCCCGCCGCCGACCGACGACGACGGCCTGCTCGACGTGCGGTCGCCGCGCGGGGCGGCCGCGGTTCGGTGA